A segment of the Leptolyngbya sp. CCY15150 genome:
CCACTAACCTAGAGCAAGAGCAAACCGCTGCGATCGCCGCCTTTCAAACGGCAATTCACCACTATCAGCAGTTCGACCGCAAATCGGCTCAAGCGGCTGCCCTCAACCGTCTAGGAAGTTTCTTGCAGTCTCAATCCAGATTCATTGATGCAATCACCTTCTATCAGCAGTCCTTAGAACTTGCACGCGAGATTGGCGATCGCCACGGCGAAGCTGCCTCGTTGTGCAATCTGGGGATTGCCTACGATTCCTTAGGACAATACCAGCAGGCAATCAACTTCCAGCAGCAGTCCTTAGCGATTGAACGCGAGATTGGCGATCGCCACGGTGAAGCTAGTTCGTTAGGCAATCTGGGGATTGCCTACGATTCCTTAGGACAATACCAGCAGGCGATCGACTTCCATCAGCAACACTATGCGATCTCACATGAAATTGGCGATCGCCACGGTGAAGCTAACTCGTTAGGCAATCTGGGGAATGCCTACCAGTCCTTAGGGCAATACCAGCAGGCGATCGACTTCCATCAGCAACACTATGCGATCTCACATGAAATTGGCGATCGTAACGGTGAAGCTAACTCGTTAGGCAATCTGGGGAATGCCTACCAGTCCTTAGGGCAATACCAGCAGGCGATCGACTTTTATCAGCAGTCCTTAGAAATTACACGCGAAATTGGCGATCGCCACGGTGAAGGAGCCTCACTGTTGAACATGGGCAATGCGCTAGTTCAGCTCGATCAGCATGATGAGGCATTGCAGAGCTATCAACAGGCATTAGTTATCTATGAAGCGTTAAAGCTTAACCACATGGTTGAACATTGCAAAGCCGCCATTGCAGAACACAACCAAATTGTTTTAGGTCAACTATGAATAGCACCCACTATTGGCGCAAGGATTAATGAAAATCAAAGTAGTTGTTCACGCGGCAGAAGAAGGGGGATTTTGGGCAGAGGTTCCAGCGATTCCGGGTTGTGCAACTCAGGGAGAAACATTTGAGGAGCTTTTGCAGAATCTCTATGAGGCGATCGAAGGTTGTTTATCGGTCGATCGCCACCCTCCCATGAGCTAAACCGTGGGCTGGGTTTGGAGCTGAAGTTCTAGGCGATCGCCCGGTTGGGGTTCGATCACCTGGGTGGTCAGATGGCGATCGCGGAGCCCAGATCGCACCTCATCCGTATTGCCCACCGCCCGCAAAAACGACACCAGCAAGCCCTCATACTGCACCTGCCCCGCCGCCGCCGTGGGCAGCATGACTTGCGGCGTCAGCCATTCCGCGGCCCGCAAAGCGCTCTCCCGTCCCTTGATGATTGGCCCCAGTAGCGGCAGTTCCAAATTCATCATGGGCGTAATCGCCACATCTACGGGCGCAAAGTCTTTCAGCGTCTCCGAGTGGAATCCATGGGGCTCATAGTAGAGCGATCGCCCCGTTTGTAGATCCTTCAGAATGTAGCCATTTTCCACCAGGGTCGGGCCAATCGGCGATCCGGGTACCGCTCGAATCTCCAAGCGATCGTCTAAACAATAGGTCTCGCCGTGGGGCAAGGCCACCACTTGGCTGTAGCCCATTTTCTGAACCACCGAAGCCGCATTCGGCGATCCCACAACCAGCCAATCGTGATTGAGGTGAGCTAGGGTGGCAGGGTGGGCATGGTCTTCCAGCCCTTGGGAGAGCAAAATTACATCGACATCCTCTGGCACCGGCACCGGCTGGGGGTGCGTCCCGCGAAATA
Coding sequences within it:
- a CDS encoding type II toxin-antitoxin system HicB family antitoxin; translated protein: MKIKVVVHAAEEGGFWAEVPAIPGCATQGETFEELLQNLYEAIEGCLSVDRHPPMS
- a CDS encoding MBL fold metallo-hydrolase, with the protein product MHVTWLDSNSWLIELGGKRILLDPWLVGDLVFGGATWLFRGTHPQPVPVPEDVDVILLSQGLEDHAHPATLAHLNHDWLVVGSPNAASVVQKMGYSQVVALPHGETYCLDDRLEIRAVPGSPIGPTLVENGYILKDLQTGRSLYYEPHGFHSETLKDFAPVDVAITPMMNLELPLLGPIIKGRESALRAAEWLTPQVMLPTAAAGQVQYEGLLVSFLRAVGNTDEVRSGLRDRHLTTQVIEPQPGDRLELQLQTQPTV
- a CDS encoding tetratricopeptide repeat protein; this encodes MTITANAQEQNAATYEALISLIENSQGRLAPIIVACDDWLLRQRIIEQYETEARQAQIQPYRVRLGQEPSVRAALAKLKDEHDYLQQGGEAVFTITGAEVLLRITLKPEDKQSELDKFFGYLQWTREGLREFRYPIVLWVTYRILKDMSRRAPDFWSWRKAVLRFVTETEPAISTVAQPSLPTSSITPQSNDFLPPLNELQAEIQQLEATAPTSPNLATLYDQLGRVYAHRVESGTATNLEQEQTAAIAAFQTAIHHYQQFDRKSAQAAALNRLGSFLQSQSRFIDAITFYQQSLELAREIGDRHGEAASLCNLGIAYDSLGQYQQAINFQQQSLAIEREIGDRHGEASSLGNLGIAYDSLGQYQQAIDFHQQHYAISHEIGDRHGEANSLGNLGNAYQSLGQYQQAIDFHQQHYAISHEIGDRNGEANSLGNLGNAYQSLGQYQQAIDFYQQSLEITREIGDRHGEGASLLNMGNALVQLDQHDEALQSYQQALVIYEALKLNHMVEHCKAAIAEHNQIVLGQL